GCCGGCGCGCAGCACGCCCGGCTGCGACAGGCCGTACGGGTTGGCGGTGGCGTCGGACGACGTGTCGTCGCCGCAGGCGGTCAGCGCGGTGGCGGCCAGGATCGTGGCCGCGCCGAGGGCAGCGGCGCGGGTCAGGGCAGGAAGAATTCGCACGGGTGTCTCCGAAGGTTGCGCAGCGGCGTGCGCAGGCGTGCGCCGCCGACGGTGCGCCCGATGGGCGTACCGCTGGGGTGGGTTCGGGAAAGAGGGGTGCGCTAGTGCGCGGCGCGGCAGCGACAGGCGGCGCTGCACACCCGCATCATGTCCACGTGCCGCCGCCGGGTCAGTGCCGGCGGAAGCCAACCGGCGCGGGAATCCGCGGTGTCGGTCGGTGGGGCGGTGCTGAGGATGCGCATGGGTTCTCCCAGGTCTGTGCTGACCTGGGCGCCAGGCCACGCTTGCACCGACGTCTTTGCCGGTGCCTGGTCTTCACCCGGGGCACCCCACCGCGGAGGAGGGTTGCCGGCCAGCGAGCCGGGGCTTCGCGCTGGCGCTCATGACCTGTCCAAAGGCTAGCAGCCGGAACCGGCGGATCGTCCAGCCGCTATGACCACGCTCACCCTCCGCGACGACCACCGGACCGCCGGGTCAACCGGCGTGCACGTGCGGCCGGCGGCTCCGGTCGGGCTCCTGGCGGCGCAGGATCTCGCGGGTGACCGGGGCGATCTCGCCCTGCCCGAAGACCAGGTAGCGCAGGAGGTTGCCACCCGGGTTGCCCTCGGTCCACTCGAAGTAGATGTGCGGGCGCCGCTCGATCCGGTCGCGGATCTCCAGCAGCAGGGCGGCCAGCGCGTTGGGCACCGCGGAGCTGGCCAGGCTGAGCACCAGGTAGTTGTCGTGCACCACGCTGCCGCGCACCAGCAGCTCGGTCTCGAAGTCGGACGGGTCGGTGACCGTCACCTCGACGAAGATCACGTCGCTGTCGGCCGGGAAGTCGTTGTCCGCGACGGTCTGGGCCAGCTTGTCGTGGTACTCCGCCGGGTCTCGGCCGGCCGGCTCGTGCGCGATCAGGCGGATCCGGCGCCCGGCGCACTCGTCGATCATCCGGGCCGCCTCGGGGTCCAGCTCCACCCGTTGGACCCGCAGTTCGAAGGCGCGGTTCAGCCGTGACAGCAGCGAGACCAGGATGATCCCGCCGATGAAGCAGGCCGCGATCTTCACGCCGTCGGGGCGCTCCACCACGTTCGCTGCGGTGGTGTAGACGAAGATCACCGTGATGACGGCGAAGGCGACCGTGCGGCCGCGCTGGCGCCGGCGCCGTGCCGCGAGGGTCACGGCCGTCGCCGCCGAGGTGATCAACACCAGAACCCCGGTGGCATAGGCGCCGCCCTGCGCGTCCACGCTGGCCTCGAAGACCACGGTGATCAGGAACGCCACCGCGGTGAAGACCAGCACCAGCGGCCGGACCGCCCGGGCCCAGGTCGGTGCCATGCCGTAGCGGGGCAGGTAGCGGGGTACGAGGTTGAGCAGGCCGGCCATCGCCGAGGCGCCCGCGAACCAGAGGATCCCGATGGTGGACAGGTCGTAGGCCGTGCCGAACACCTCGCCGAGGTACTCGTGCGCCAGGTAGGCCAGCGCCCGGCCGTTCGCCGGCCCATCCGGCTCGAACGCCTCGGGCGGGATCAGCACGGTAGTGGTCACGCTGCTGGTGATCAGGAAAACGCTCATGATCGTCGCGGCGGTGGTGAGCAGCCGGCGCGTGCCGCGGATCCGGCCCAGTGGCCGGTCCTCCGTGTCCTGCGGGTCGCCCCGCACGCTCGGCATCACCGCCACCCCGGTCTCGAAGCCGGACAGGCCCAGCGCCAGCTTCGGGAAGACCAGCAGGGACAGCCCGACCACCATCCACGGGTCGCCGTGGCCGGTGGTCAGCGCGGTGGTCCAGTCCCCGACCGCGCTGGGGTGCGTCACCACCTGCCACAGCGCGGCGGCGATCACCACCGTGTTCAGCGCCAGATAGACCGCGACCAGGACGACGGCGATCCCGATGGCCTCGGTGAATCCCTTGAGGAACACCGCGCCCAGCAGCGCCACGAGCAGCAGCGTGAGCAGGACTCTCTGCCCACTGAGCCCTTCGGGCCAGAACGGGTTCTCGTCGATGTGTGCGGTCGCGTCGGCGGCGGAGAGGGTGATGGTGATGATGAAGTCGGTGGCCACGAAACCGAGTAGCACCAACACCAGGAGCTTGCCCGGCCAGTAGCTCAGCAGGCGTACCAGCATCGCGATCGAGCCCTCACCGTGCGGGCTCTCCACCGCCACCCGCCGATAGATCGGCAGCGCGCCCAGCAGGGTCACCAGCACCAGCACCAGGGTCGCCACCGGCGAGAGCGCCCCGGCGGCCAGTGCCGCGATGCCCGGCTGGTAACCCAGGGTCGAGAAGTAGTCGACACCGGTCAGGCACATCACCTTCCACCACGGGTGGTGCCGGCGCTCCGGCGGGCGGCCGTGCGGGCCCTGCTGCCGAGGCCGCTCCGAATCGGCGCCGAGCAGCCAGTCCCGCAGCCGGCGGGTCCGCGGGCCGGCGCGCCTGTCGACCTCCATCGGCGCTTCCCCCGTCATCCCGCCCGTGGTCACCGCGAGTATCCGCCAGCCGGCCCGCGCCCGTCCGGCGGTGCGCGGAAACCGCCCCGGCCGGGCAACCGGCGCGTAGGTGGGTTTTGGCGCGCGGGCACCGGGGAAGCAGCGCCTCCCGGCGTCCCTGCCCGAACTGCCCGGGCGGTTCGGGCAGCCGCCGGTTGAGGCGTCCGGGGAGGGGGCGGGTCATGGTCGGTGGCCGTCGGTTCCGCCGGGGCGAGGGCTTCGGCCGCCAGCTCGACGAGCACGAGATCCGCGGCAGCGAGCCGCCGCGCGAGCAGCCGGCCGAGCCAGGTGCTGGCGGTCTGGTGGACAGCGCCGTCTACATCCAGGGACACCGCTTCGCGTCGCCGGCCGGGCTCGCCGAGACGTACCGCTGCCTCCAGGAGCAGGACGAGGCGATGGCCTGGATCGGGTTGTACCGGCCCGACATCGACCAGATCACCTCGCTGGCCCGGGAGTTCCGGCTGCACGACCTGGCGGTGGAGGATGCGATCAACGCCCACCAGCGGCCCAAGCTGGAGCGGTACGGGCACACCCTCTTCGTGGTGCTGCGCGCCGCCCGCTACGACGACCTGCGGGAGGAGGTCGAGTTCTCCGAGCTGCACCTGTTCATCGGGCCCGGCTTCGTCGTCACCGTCCGGCACGGCGAGGCACCGGATCTGGCCGCCGTGCGACGGCGGCTGGAAGCCGACGCGCAGATGCTCGCCCAAGGCCCGGAGGCCGTCCTGTACGCGATCCTCGACCAGGTGGTCGACGGCTACGCGCCGGTGGTGGCCGGCTTGGAGAACGACATCGACGAGATCGAGACCCAGGTCTTCGGCGGCGACCCGAACGCCAGCCGGCGCATCTACGGGCTCAGCCGCGAGGTCATCCAGTTCCAGCGGGCCGCCCGCCCGCTGCTCCACGTGCTCGACGCGCTGGCGGCCGGCGCCGGCAGCTACGGCACCGACGAGGAGCTACGCCGCTATCTGCGCGACGTGACCGACCACCTCACGCAGGTCGTGGAACGGGTCGACGGCTTCCGGCACCTGTTGCAGAACATCCTCACCGTCAACGCCACCCTCGTCTCGCAGCAGCAGAACGAGGAGATGCGCAGCCTCACCGCAGCCAGCTACGCGCAGAACGAGGAGCTGAAGAAGGTCTCGTCCTGGGCGGCGATCCTGTTCGCACCCACGCTCATCGGGACGGTGTACGGGATGAACTTCGTCCACATGCCCGAGTTGCAGTGGCGCTTCGGCTACCTGTTCGCGCTGCTGCTGATGGCGCTGGTCTGCGGCACCCTCTACCTGATCTTCAAGCGGCGCGGATGGCTGTGACGGTGTGACCGAGGGTCACTCGATGCCGCGCAGGATATGCCGTTCGTCCTCACTGTCGTCCTCGCCGGCACCGATCCGGCCGAGCAGCACGGCAGCGGCCCAGATGGTCAGTGGCGTGGCCGCCCCGGTCATGCCGCCGCCGGTCCGGTCGTCCCTGGTCTGGCTCCGCTCCGTCCGCGGTGGCCTGCGCTGAGCCTGCATGGGCACTGCCTCTCCTCGTCGAAGCCGTCCCGGGCAGCGCCGCGTGCGCCCGCGCCACCGGATGGGCCGGCCGCGTGCAGGCGGGAGGCCACCGGAACGACATCCATGTCGAACCATCCCACGCCCGGCCTCGTCAGCACCCCTCGTTTTCAGTTTCCCGACTGCGACCCGCCAAACCGGACATTCCACGCGGGGCCCCGTCTGTCGTGCCCTGGTCGCCTCAGGGCAGCGGGTGGGCGATGTTGCGGGCGTGGTCGGTGAGCGCCGCGCCGACCACGGTCGCGGCCAGCGGCAACACCTCCAGGCAGCGACGCACCGCGGCGGCCATCAGCGCGTTCGGCACCCGCATGGAGAGCGTGCAGTGCGGCACCCAGCGTCCCGGCTGGTAGTGCTCCACCAGGGTGATGCCGGCGGCGGCGAGCCGGTCGTGCACCAGCCGGTGGTGTGCCAGCAGCTCCGGGGTGGGCGTCGGGCCGAGCCAGAGCACCCGGCCGACGAACTGACCGGTGTGCTGGAATTCGAGCCGAAGTGGGGCGGCCACGACCGTGCCGCGCAGCGCCGCGGCGACCTGCTCGGGGTCGAAGCGGGGAGCCACGGCGAGCGAGACGTGCGGGCGGTGGCGCTGCTCCAGCAGCGAGCGCATGCTCTGCACGCCCTCGGCTTCGAGAGCGTCCCAGAGCACCCGGATCCGCCGGGTGGCGTCCGGGTCCAGATACAGCTCCAACGCCGCGACCACTTGATCACCGTAGCGGCCGAGGTTTGGCCGCCGGTTTCGGCGGTACCTGATCGGAAACAGACCAGGAGGCGTGCCCGTGGACGTGAAAGACCTGCTGACCGAGACGTACGACCGGCTGCCCGACCTCGTTCGCGCGGCGGTCGACGGCCTCAGCCCGGAGCAACTGCGCTGGGCGCCCGGCCCTGGTGCCAACCCGATCGGCTGGCTGGTCTGGCACCTGACCAGGATCCAGGACGACCACGTCGCCGACCTGCTCGACGCCGACCAGGTCTGGACGAGCGGCGACTGGGCGAGCCGGTTCGGGCTGGCCGCCGACCCGAACGACACCGGCTATGCCCACTCGCCCGCACAGGTCGCCGCGGTGCGGCCGGAGAGCGCGCAGGCATTGATCGACTACTACGAGGCGGTCGCGGCGCGGACCGCGCCGTTCCTGGCCGGACTGCGCCCGGCGGACCTGGACCGCGTGGTGGACGAGGCGTGGGACCCGCCGGTAACCCTCGGCGTCCGCCTGGTCAGCGTCGCCGAGGACGACCTGCAGCACGTCGGCCAGGCCGGGTACGTCCGCGGCCTGCTCGGGGCCGCCTGACCGGCCGGCTCACGGCACGATCACGGCGCGGCCCTGCAGCGTGCCGTCGCGCATCTGGCGGTACGCGTCGAGGGCGTCGTCCAGCGCGAAGGTGGTGGTCTTCGGCCGGACCAGACCCCGGGCAGCCAGGTCCAGCACCTCGACCAGCTCGGGGCGGCTGCCCCAGTAGGTGGTCGCGATGCTCACCTCGTACGGCACGGAGAAGTACGAGACCGGCAGGGTGCCCCCGCCGATGCCCACGATGGTCAGGTCGCCGACGGTGCGGGCCGCCGCCGCGCCGAGCGCCAGGGTGGCGTCCACGCCAACGAAGTCCAGCACCACGTCGGCGCCCCGACCTCCGGTAGCCTGGCGGATCTCCTCGGCGGCGGTCTCGCCCGAGGTCACGGTGCCGTCGGCGCCGCACTCCTCGGCCAGCCGCAGCGCGTCGGCGCGGGTGTCCACCGCGATCACCCGGGCGGCCGTGGTGGCCTTGAGGATCTGCACGCCGACGTGCCCCAGCCCACCGACCCCGATCACGACTGCCGTGCTGCCCGGCGGCAGCTTGGGCCAGGAACGCCGCACGGCGTGGTACGGGGTGAGCCCGGCGTCGGTCAGCGGCGCGGCGTCCACCGGATCGAGCCCGGCCGGCAGCGGGACGATGTGCCGCGCGTCCGGGACCAACTCGTACGCGGCCATTCCACCGTCCAGGCCGAGCCCGCCGCCCCCGCCCGGCACCGGCGCGCCGGCCGGGTTCTCGCAGTACGGGTCGATGCCGACCCGGCAGCGGGCGCAGGTGCCGCAGCCCCACGCGCCGAAGACGGCGACGGGTTGCCCGACCGTCAGCCCGGTCACGCCGTCGCCGAGGGCGTGCACCCACCCCGCGTTCTCGTGGCCGAGGGTGAACGGCGGGTTCCAGGGCACGGTGCCTGGCTCGAACTCGTCCATCAGGTGCAGGTCGGAGTGGCAGGCGCCGGCTCCGCCGATCCGGACCACCACCTGGCCCGGCCCGGGCGTCGGCTCAGCGACCTCGACCAGTTCCGGTTCCGACTTCCACTCCCGCAGCCGCAACGCCCGCATCCGGTGCCTCCTGTCCGTGTCGGCCGGTGCCTGCCCTTTTC
The nucleotide sequence above comes from Micromonospora sp. NBC_00389. Encoded proteins:
- the corA gene encoding magnesium/cobalt transporter CorA, giving the protein MVGGRRFRRGEGFGRQLDEHEIRGSEPPREQPAEPGAGGLVDSAVYIQGHRFASPAGLAETYRCLQEQDEAMAWIGLYRPDIDQITSLAREFRLHDLAVEDAINAHQRPKLERYGHTLFVVLRAARYDDLREEVEFSELHLFIGPGFVVTVRHGEAPDLAAVRRRLEADAQMLAQGPEAVLYAILDQVVDGYAPVVAGLENDIDEIETQVFGGDPNASRRIYGLSREVIQFQRAARPLLHVLDALAAGAGSYGTDEELRRYLRDVTDHLTQVVERVDGFRHLLQNILTVNATLVSQQQNEEMRSLTAASYAQNEELKKVSSWAAILFAPTLIGTVYGMNFVHMPELQWRFGYLFALLLMALVCGTLYLIFKRRGWL
- a CDS encoding NAD(P)-dependent alcohol dehydrogenase, yielding MRALRLREWKSEPELVEVAEPTPGPGQVVVRIGGAGACHSDLHLMDEFEPGTVPWNPPFTLGHENAGWVHALGDGVTGLTVGQPVAVFGAWGCGTCARCRVGIDPYCENPAGAPVPGGGGGLGLDGGMAAYELVPDARHIVPLPAGLDPVDAAPLTDAGLTPYHAVRRSWPKLPPGSTAVVIGVGGLGHVGVQILKATTAARVIAVDTRADALRLAEECGADGTVTSGETAAEEIRQATGGRGADVVLDFVGVDATLALGAAAARTVGDLTIVGIGGGTLPVSYFSVPYEVSIATTYWGSRPELVEVLDLAARGLVRPKTTTFALDDALDAYRQMRDGTLQGRAVIVP
- a CDS encoding 2'-5' RNA ligase family protein — encoded protein: MVAALELYLDPDATRRIRVLWDALEAEGVQSMRSLLEQRHRPHVSLAVAPRFDPEQVAAALRGTVVAAPLRLEFQHTGQFVGRVLWLGPTPTPELLAHHRLVHDRLAAAGITLVEHYQPGRWVPHCTLSMRVPNALMAAAVRRCLEVLPLAATVVGAALTDHARNIAHPLP
- a CDS encoding amino acid transporter; translated protein: MEVDRRAGPRTRRLRDWLLGADSERPRQQGPHGRPPERRHHPWWKVMCLTGVDYFSTLGYQPGIAALAAGALSPVATLVLVLVTLLGALPIYRRVAVESPHGEGSIAMLVRLLSYWPGKLLVLVLLGFVATDFIITITLSAADATAHIDENPFWPEGLSGQRVLLTLLLVALLGAVFLKGFTEAIGIAVVLVAVYLALNTVVIAAALWQVVTHPSAVGDWTTALTTGHGDPWMVVGLSLLVFPKLALGLSGFETGVAVMPSVRGDPQDTEDRPLGRIRGTRRLLTTAATIMSVFLITSSVTTTVLIPPEAFEPDGPANGRALAYLAHEYLGEVFGTAYDLSTIGILWFAGASAMAGLLNLVPRYLPRYGMAPTWARAVRPLVLVFTAVAFLITVVFEASVDAQGGAYATGVLVLITSAATAVTLAARRRRQRGRTVAFAVITVIFVYTTAANVVERPDGVKIAACFIGGIILVSLLSRLNRAFELRVQRVELDPEAARMIDECAGRRIRLIAHEPAGRDPAEYHDKLAQTVADNDFPADSDVIFVEVTVTDPSDFETELLVRGSVVHDNYLVLSLASSAVPNALAALLLEIRDRIERRPHIYFEWTEGNPGGNLLRYLVFGQGEIAPVTREILRRQEPDRSRRPHVHAG
- a CDS encoding mycothiol transferase yields the protein MDVKDLLTETYDRLPDLVRAAVDGLSPEQLRWAPGPGANPIGWLVWHLTRIQDDHVADLLDADQVWTSGDWASRFGLAADPNDTGYAHSPAQVAAVRPESAQALIDYYEAVAARTAPFLAGLRPADLDRVVDEAWDPPVTLGVRLVSVAEDDLQHVGQAGYVRGLLGAA